A part of Augochlora pura isolate Apur16 chromosome 1, APUR_v2.2.1, whole genome shotgun sequence genomic DNA contains:
- the LOC144470805 gene encoding uncharacterized protein LOC144470805 has product MKYGALCLLALVAVTCVAARPEDEKKDTKYTNKFDNIDVDQILKSDRLLNNYYKCLMDEGRCTPEGTELKRVLPDALATECSKCTEKQREVTEKVIKFLVDNKPEMWKKLSKKYDPEGVYRNKYEKEASKKGIKMLELKGLLVDGVALSMFHSLKLREETSSGRPYQIYQAKMKNVLVVVAFSGCLLLTGAAENKYTTKYDDVDVDSVLKSERLLNGYVNCLLDRGPCTPDAAELKKNLPDALEHDCSSCSEKQKQVADKVSHYLIDHRGEDWSLLEAKYDPTGAYRQRYLDSQAKEKAID; this is encoded by the exons ATGAAATACGGAGCCCTCTGTTTGCTTGCCCTGGTGGCGGTCACCTGCGTGGCTGCACGACCTGAAGATGAGAAGAAGGACACTAAATACACGAACAAATTCGACAACATCGACGTCGACCAAATTCTGAAGAGCGACCGTCTGCTGAACAACTATTACAAATGCTTGATGGACGAGGGAAGGTGCACTCCCGAGGGTACTGAACTCAAAC GAGTGTTGCCCGACGCATTGGCCACCGAGTGCTCCAAGTGCACGGAGAAGCAACGGGAAGTGACCGAGAAGGTCATCAAATTCCTGGTGGACAACAAGCCGGAGATGTGGAAGAAACTGTCGAAGAAGTACGATCCGGAGGGTGTGTACAGGAACAAGTACGAGAAGGAGGCGAGCAAGAAAGGCATCAAA ATGTTAGAATTGAAGGGACTTCTAGTGGATGGAGTAGCGTTGTCGATGTTTCATTCTTTGAAAT TGAGAGAAGAAACCAGCTCCGGGAGACCCTACCAGATCTACCAAGCAAAAATGAAGAACGTTCTCGTTGTCGTCGCGTTTTCGGGCTGTCTTCTGCTTACGGGAGCCGCCGAGAACAAGTACACCACCAAatacgacgacgtcgacgtcgactcGGTCCTCAAGAGCGAGAGGCTTCTCAATGGATACGTGAACTGTCTGCTCGACCGTGGACCCTGCACCCCCGACGCGGCTGAACTGAAAA AGAATTTGCCGGACGCTTTGGAACACGACTGCTCGTCCTGCAGCGAGAAACAGAAGCAAGTGGCGGACAAGGTGTCTCATTATTTAATCGATCACAGAGGCGAGGATTGGAGTCTCCTCGAAGCGAAGTATGATCCGACCGGGGCCTACAGGCAACGCTATCTCGATTCTCAAGCCAAGGAGAAAGCCATAGATTAG
- the LOC144477033 gene encoding protein sneaky isoform X1, with product MESQTNIGRRVETFKKTYFKYYLRHFPTLFHVCYDPIGTHRKARAFAGFLLGFTMAVVLYRFIIVDLRFDKYTSFGLAVGLVTMMSIGCAASIQVRCICVLTIPAFFGRSGRSVLRALVFGYIIAGPLFNMAYNAKEVMRSFACTSQLTYNLTKTRFDLMFKPFQQAVLAMKSDGEEIKETLSSVRDLMSPIVEEIEGEEEMRRLNEENDYLDELQGDTKRSKEMEENYEKKIEEAKSAADMYEAKYKQKIEARCEEQLSRGSDRCRDMFSDAYDKCYEKVTIFVAWLLCWPMKLTFVCNLVQALGGSSICDPEGKVDSGIGEGYAALKNARNEFARSLKDAKLQYKIKKPPVILDLQDSVYAAKAVAHQFATRAKLFESVMVMVKRCLAFVFLKIILSSQRYHDKYMDDIEHDNVYVTPYFRRIDARRKVRGSATLLPLKKIERKKFIDPYSWKPGKEEGFNLMGQMVKLMLEIITASIFVILDSLFYEVLDMIRRHALIEYTQAGHHDLSLEIRGTGVIATLIRSAVRGFNVKKHIKTVTTNSACLPRPTKLDGYVLFKIYGTFAAIFLLNFGSIYTQRTRRGICSFFYRKREKRRTLYLYNESLRRRIGFARFTKARVKRLVRTRHLEYEVDFWMTMRKRWPARFGWLRFFACARERCLICDEVEPRKGPEHRKCTTPGCPFVHCHECWRDVGKICYACAQLPDSDTDEYDTYF from the exons ATGGAGAGCCAAACCAACATCGGCCGTCGAGTGGAGACATTTAAGAAGACTTACTTCAAATATTATCTCCGCCACTTCCCAACCTTGTTCCACGTTTGCTACGACCCTATTGGCACGCACAGAAAGGCGCGCGCCTTCGCTGGCTTCCTTCTCGGCTTCACGATGGCTGTCGTTCTATACAGATTCATTATCGTCGATTTGCGTTTCGATAAATACACCAGTTTCGGCCTTGCCGTCGGCCTTGTCACGATGATGTCCATCGGATGCGCCGCGTCTATTCAG GTGAGATGCATTTGCGTCCTGACGATACCCGCTTTCTTCGGGCGCTCCGGTCGCAGCGTGCTAAGGGCGCTGGTTTTCGGTTACATAATAGCTGGGCCGCTCTTTAACATGGCATACAATGCGAAGGAAGTGATGAGATCGTTCGCCTGCACGTCACAATTGACGTACAATCTCACCAAAACCAGGTTCGACTTGATGTTCAAGCCGTTTCAACAG GCCGTTCTCGCGATGAAATCCGACGGAGAGGAGATAAAGGAAACTCTATCGTCCGTAAGGGATCTAATGAGCCCCATCGTCGAGGAGATCGAGGGCGAGGAGGAAATGCGACGATTGAACGAGGAGAACGATTACCTGGACGAATTGCAAGGTGATACGAAGAGGAGCAAGGAGATGGAAGAGAACTACGagaagaaaatcgaagaagCGAAATCGGCTGCCGACATGTACGAAGCGAAGTACAAGCAGAAGATCGAAGCTAGGTGCGAGGAACAGCTTAGTCGGGGCTCGGACAGGTGTAG GGATATGTTCAGCGACGCTTACGACAAGTGTTACgaaaaagtaacaatattCGTCGCTTGGCTACTCTGCTGGCCCATGAAGCTGACTTTCGTTTGCAACCTGGTCCAGGCTCTGGGTGGCTCCAGCATCTGCGATCCTGAGGGAAAGGTGGACAGTGGCATCGGCGAAGGCTATGCTGCCTTGAAAA ACGCAAGGAACGAGTTCGCCAGGAGCCTGAAGGACGCCAAGCTGCAGTACAAGATAAAGAAACCCCCCGTGATCCTAGACCTGCAGGACTCCGTCTACGCGGCCAAAGCAGTTGCCCACCAATTCGCAACCAGAGCCAAGCTGTTCGAGTCCGTAATGGTGATGGTGAAGAGATGCTTGGCCTTCGTGTTCCTCAAGATAATTCTCAGCTCGCAGCGCTACCATGACAAATACATGGACGACATCGAGCACGACAACGTCTACGTGACGCCGTATTTCCGGCGGATCGACGCGAGACGGAAAGTTCGCGGTAGTGCTACGCTTCTGCCGCTGAAGAAGATCGAGAGGAAGAAGTTCATCGATCCTTACAGTTGGAAGCCCGGCAAGGAGGAGGGATTTAATTTGATGGGGCAGATGGTGAAGCTGATGCTCGAAATAATCACTGCTAGCATTTTCGTTATCCTCGATAGCTTGTTCTACGAAGTGCTGGACATGATTAGGCGGCACGCTCTTATCGAGTATACTCAG GCAGGTCATCACGACCTGTCTTTGGAGATCAGAGGCACCGGAGTGATAGCAACTCTGATCAGAAGCGCGGTGCGCGGCTTCAACGTGAAGAAGCACATCAAAACCGTGACGACGAACAGCGCCTGTCTGCCGAGGCCGACGAAACTGGACGGCTACGTGCTCTTCAAGATCTACGGGACGTTCGCCGCTATCTTTCTGTTGAACTTCGGCTCGATTTACACGCAACGGACGCGTCGCGGCATCTGCTCGTTCTTTTACCGGAAACGGGAAAAACGGAGGACGCTGTATCTGTACAACGAGAGCCTGCGAAGGCGGATCGGTTTCGCGAGGTTCACGAAGGCTAGGGTGAAGAGGCTGGTCAGGACGCGTCATTTGGAATACGAGGTCGACTTCTGGATGACCATGAGAAAGAGATGGCCGGCTCGGTTCGGTTGGCTCAGGTTTTTTGCCTGCGCTAGGGAGAGGTGCTTAATTTGCGACGAGGTGGAGCCCAGGAAAGGGCCGGAACATAGAAAGTGCACGACGCCCGGCTGTCCCTTTGTACACTGCCACGAATGCTGGAGGGACGTCGGCAAGATTTGCTACGCCTGCGCCCAGTTGCCGGATTCCGACACCGACGAGTACGATACATATTTTTAG
- the LOC144477033 gene encoding protein sneaky isoform X2, producing MRRVYSVSMRQVRCICVLTIPAFFGRSGRSVLRALVFGYIIAGPLFNMAYNAKEVMRSFACTSQLTYNLTKTRFDLMFKPFQQAVLAMKSDGEEIKETLSSVRDLMSPIVEEIEGEEEMRRLNEENDYLDELQGDTKRSKEMEENYEKKIEEAKSAADMYEAKYKQKIEARCEEQLSRGSDRCRDMFSDAYDKCYEKVTIFVAWLLCWPMKLTFVCNLVQALGGSSICDPEGKVDSGIGEGYAALKNARNEFARSLKDAKLQYKIKKPPVILDLQDSVYAAKAVAHQFATRAKLFESVMVMVKRCLAFVFLKIILSSQRYHDKYMDDIEHDNVYVTPYFRRIDARRKVRGSATLLPLKKIERKKFIDPYSWKPGKEEGFNLMGQMVKLMLEIITASIFVILDSLFYEVLDMIRRHALIEYTQAGHHDLSLEIRGTGVIATLIRSAVRGFNVKKHIKTVTTNSACLPRPTKLDGYVLFKIYGTFAAIFLLNFGSIYTQRTRRGICSFFYRKREKRRTLYLYNESLRRRIGFARFTKARVKRLVRTRHLEYEVDFWMTMRKRWPARFGWLRFFACARERCLICDEVEPRKGPEHRKCTTPGCPFVHCHECWRDVGKICYACAQLPDSDTDEYDTYF from the exons ATGCGCCGCGTCTATTCAG TTTCAATGCGACAGGTGAGATGCATTTGCGTCCTGACGATACCCGCTTTCTTCGGGCGCTCCGGTCGCAGCGTGCTAAGGGCGCTGGTTTTCGGTTACATAATAGCTGGGCCGCTCTTTAACATGGCATACAATGCGAAGGAAGTGATGAGATCGTTCGCCTGCACGTCACAATTGACGTACAATCTCACCAAAACCAGGTTCGACTTGATGTTCAAGCCGTTTCAACAG GCCGTTCTCGCGATGAAATCCGACGGAGAGGAGATAAAGGAAACTCTATCGTCCGTAAGGGATCTAATGAGCCCCATCGTCGAGGAGATCGAGGGCGAGGAGGAAATGCGACGATTGAACGAGGAGAACGATTACCTGGACGAATTGCAAGGTGATACGAAGAGGAGCAAGGAGATGGAAGAGAACTACGagaagaaaatcgaagaagCGAAATCGGCTGCCGACATGTACGAAGCGAAGTACAAGCAGAAGATCGAAGCTAGGTGCGAGGAACAGCTTAGTCGGGGCTCGGACAGGTGTAG GGATATGTTCAGCGACGCTTACGACAAGTGTTACgaaaaagtaacaatattCGTCGCTTGGCTACTCTGCTGGCCCATGAAGCTGACTTTCGTTTGCAACCTGGTCCAGGCTCTGGGTGGCTCCAGCATCTGCGATCCTGAGGGAAAGGTGGACAGTGGCATCGGCGAAGGCTATGCTGCCTTGAAAA ACGCAAGGAACGAGTTCGCCAGGAGCCTGAAGGACGCCAAGCTGCAGTACAAGATAAAGAAACCCCCCGTGATCCTAGACCTGCAGGACTCCGTCTACGCGGCCAAAGCAGTTGCCCACCAATTCGCAACCAGAGCCAAGCTGTTCGAGTCCGTAATGGTGATGGTGAAGAGATGCTTGGCCTTCGTGTTCCTCAAGATAATTCTCAGCTCGCAGCGCTACCATGACAAATACATGGACGACATCGAGCACGACAACGTCTACGTGACGCCGTATTTCCGGCGGATCGACGCGAGACGGAAAGTTCGCGGTAGTGCTACGCTTCTGCCGCTGAAGAAGATCGAGAGGAAGAAGTTCATCGATCCTTACAGTTGGAAGCCCGGCAAGGAGGAGGGATTTAATTTGATGGGGCAGATGGTGAAGCTGATGCTCGAAATAATCACTGCTAGCATTTTCGTTATCCTCGATAGCTTGTTCTACGAAGTGCTGGACATGATTAGGCGGCACGCTCTTATCGAGTATACTCAG GCAGGTCATCACGACCTGTCTTTGGAGATCAGAGGCACCGGAGTGATAGCAACTCTGATCAGAAGCGCGGTGCGCGGCTTCAACGTGAAGAAGCACATCAAAACCGTGACGACGAACAGCGCCTGTCTGCCGAGGCCGACGAAACTGGACGGCTACGTGCTCTTCAAGATCTACGGGACGTTCGCCGCTATCTTTCTGTTGAACTTCGGCTCGATTTACACGCAACGGACGCGTCGCGGCATCTGCTCGTTCTTTTACCGGAAACGGGAAAAACGGAGGACGCTGTATCTGTACAACGAGAGCCTGCGAAGGCGGATCGGTTTCGCGAGGTTCACGAAGGCTAGGGTGAAGAGGCTGGTCAGGACGCGTCATTTGGAATACGAGGTCGACTTCTGGATGACCATGAGAAAGAGATGGCCGGCTCGGTTCGGTTGGCTCAGGTTTTTTGCCTGCGCTAGGGAGAGGTGCTTAATTTGCGACGAGGTGGAGCCCAGGAAAGGGCCGGAACATAGAAAGTGCACGACGCCCGGCTGTCCCTTTGTACACTGCCACGAATGCTGGAGGGACGTCGGCAAGATTTGCTACGCCTGCGCCCAGTTGCCGGATTCCGACACCGACGAGTACGATACATATTTTTAG